The genomic stretch CCGGCTACTAGGCTCAGGTGGGCCAGGTCGTACACCTGCAGGTCTGGGACCTCTCGCATCCCAAAATCCTAAGGCCGGAGGGGAGGGGTGCGGAATATCGGCTTGAGGCTCAGGCCTACTCGGATATGCGGGCCCCGCCGCCCCCACCCGACGGAAGCGCTATGCCCTGGCCCCCTTCAGCTTGGGCAAGGGGGCCGAGCGGTTAGACCTCGAGCCAGACCTGCCCCCCCTCGAGCTTGGCCTTATAGGCTTTCACCGGGCGTGGGGCGGGCAGGGTGGCCTTGCCGGTGCGCAGGTTGAAGCGGGCTCCGTGTCGGGTGCACTTGATGTACTCCCCCTCTACCGGTCCGTCTGAGAGCGGGTTGCGGTCGTGGGTACAGATATCCGAGATGGCGAAGACCTCCTCTCCCGCCAAAAGCACCAGGATCGGGGTTTTTTCCCCAGCTACCTCGACTACCTTGCGCCCGTTTTCAAACTCCTCGATGCGAGCGATGGGAATCCAGGGCATAAGAGGGCTAGAGGCTAGACGCTGAACGCAGAACGCATACCGCCGGGGTGGGGCGTTGGGCGATCAAAGCCGCACCTTTTCCTCGATCACCCGCTCGATGTGCTCGCGTAGGGGCAGCAGCGGGATACGCGTCAGCACATCGTAGAGGTGGGCCTTCACCAGCACCTGCTGGGCGACAGGCTTGGGCACCCCCCGGCTCATCAGGTAGAAAAGCTGCATCTCGTCCACCGGCGCCGTGGTGCTGCCGTGGGTGCAGCGCACCTCGTTGGCGGCGATCTCCAGCTGGGGTATGGACTCCACCCGCGCCTCGCTCGAGAGCAGCAAGTTGCGGTTGGACTGGTAAGCGTCGGCCTTTTGCGCGGCTTCCTCGAGCTTGATGAGCCCCGAGTAGACGGTGTGGGCCTGGTCCTTTACCGCCCCCTTGTACAGCAGGTCGCTTTTGGTGTGGTGTTCGGCGTGGTGCTGGAGGGTGTAGTGGTCGAGGTGCTGCTCGCCGTGGGCAAAGTACAGGCCCAGCATCTCGCTGTCGGCCCCCGGCCCGGCCAGCTCGGACTGGGTCTCCGTGCGCGCCAGCGTGCCGCCGAAGGTGGCGGTGAGGTCATTGAGCCGAGCATCCCGCTCCAAAACCGCTCGGGTACGGTGGAAGTGGTAAAACCCCAGGGCCAAAGTCTGTACGTGGGCGTGCCGCAGCTGGGCCCCCTGCCCCAGGATCAGCTCGCTCACTGAGAGGTTGACCCCCAGGTCAACCGCGGTGGGAGAGACGTACTCCTCGATGTAGACGGCTTTGCTGTTGGCTTCCGCGACGATCAGGGTGCGCCCGATGGAAAGCTGGCCACCCCCCAGGTAGTGGAACACCCCGAGGGGGGTATCGAACTCCACCCCCTGCGGCACGAATAGAAAAGCCCCGTGGGTGAAGAGCGCGGCATTGTAGGCCGTTAGCTTTTCCTTCCAGCCCACGGCGCGGAATAGGGCCTGGCGGATTGGCCCCGCGTGGGTGTTCAGCGCCTCGGCGAGGGTGGTAAGCACCACCCCTTTGGCGCGCAGCTCCTCGGGCAGCTCCAGGTACACCAAGTCCGCGCCCACGAACACCGCAAATCCAGCCAGCTGGGACTGCTCGAGCCGGGCTTTGATCTCAGCAGGCAGGGCTTCCCGGCTGAGCTTTTGGCCGCTGGGGCGCTCGAGGGCGAGGGTCTCGAAGGGTACTTTGCTGATATCGGTGTAGCGCCACTCCTCGGTCTTGAGGGTGGGGTAGGGAAGCTTGGCGAAGGCCTCCCAGGCGGCCAGGCGGTTTTCCAGGAGCCACGGAGGTTCGTTGAGCTTTTGGGAGACCTCGAGCACGAGATCACGGGAGAGTTCGCTTACGCTCTGCATCATCCCACCGAGCCTTCCATCTCGAGTTCGATCAAACGGTTGAGTTCCACGGCGTACTCCAAAGGCAGCTCCTTGGCGATGGGCTCGATAAAGCCCCGCACGATCAGGGCCGCCGCCTCGTCTTCCTTGAGGCCCCGGCTTTGCAGGTAGAAGATCTGCTCGTCATTGAGCTTGGAGACCGTGGCCTCGTGGCCGACGTGGGCGGTGTCCTCCTCGATCTCGATGTAGGGGTAGGTGTCGGTGCGGGACTCGGGGTTGATGAGCAGGGCGTCGCATTCCACGTTTACCCGGGCATGCTTGGCCCCCTCGTAGACCTTGACCAGACCCCGGTAGCTGGCCCGCCCCTCGCCCTTGGAGATGCTCTTCGAGACGATGGTTCCGCTGGTGTGGGGGGCGGCCAGGATCAGCTTGCCGCCGGTGTCCTGGTGCTGGCCGGTGTTGGCGAAGGCGATGCTCATGATTTCCGAGCGGGCCCCTGGCTCCATGAGGTACGAGGAGGGGTATTTCATGGTGAGCTTGGAGCCCAGGTTGCCGTCCAGCCACTCGTGGTAGGCGTCCCCGTAGACCATCGCCCGCTGGGTAACCAGGTTGTACATGTTGTGCGACCAGTTCTGGATGGTGGTGTAGCGGCTCCGGGCCCCCTTGTTGACCACGATCTCAATCACCCCGCTGTGAAAGGAGTCGGTGGAGTAGGTGGGGGCGGTGCAACCTTCGATGTAGTGCATCTCCGCGCCCTCGTCCACGATGATGAGGGTGCGCTCAAACTGGCCCAGCTCGGCGGTGTTGACCCGGAAGTAAGCCTGGAGGGGCAACTCCACCTTCACCCCCTTGGGCACGTACACGAAGCTCCCGCCCGACCACACCGCCGAGTTGAGGGCGGCGAATTTGTTGTCCTCCGGCGGGATTACCGTGGCGAAGTACTCCCGGAAGAGGTCTTCGTAGTGCTTGAGCCCTTCTTCGATGCTGACGAAGATCACCCCCAGCCGGGCCAGCTCCTCCCGGACTTGGTGGTAGACCATCTCCGAGTCGTACTGCGCCCCCACCCCGGCCAACACCTTGCGCTCGGCCTCGGGGATGCCCAGCCGCTCATAGGTGCGCCGGATCTCCTCGGGCACCTCGTCCCAGCTCTTGGCGTCGCGGACCTCGGTGGGTTTGGCGTAAAAGTAGATCTCGTCGAAGTTGAGGCCCGAGAGGTCGCCCCCCCAGGTGGGCATGGGCTTGGACTCGAAGATCTCCAGCGCCTTCAGGCGGAAGTCGAGCATCCACTGGGGCTCGCCTTTGTGGTAGCTGATGGCCTCCACCACCCGCCGGCTCAGGCCCTTTTCGCTCTTGAAGACGGGCTTCACCTCGTCTATGAAGCCGTACTTGTATTCGCTGCCTATGGTGGCTACATCGAAGTTATCGGACATTTGGGTTCCTCCGGTTAGCGCCAGGAGGCAAGCGCAGCGGGGCGGCCCTTAGCTTTCCCGGTACGCCTCCTGGCTTCATAGTCCTTGCCGTCTCTCCGTGCGGGTCAGCCCCCGGCGACGGCGAGTTCTTTGACCCAGTCGTAGCCCTTGGCCTCGAGCTCCAGGGCCAGCTCTTTGTCGCCCGACATCACGATCTT from Meiothermus sp. Pnk-1 encodes the following:
- a CDS encoding non-heme iron oxygenase ferredoxin subunit, producing the protein MPWIPIARIEEFENGRKVVEVAGEKTPILVLLAGEEVFAISDICTHDRNPLSDGPVEGEYIKCTRHGARFNLRTGKATLPAPRPVKAYKAKLEGGQVWLEV
- the sufD gene encoding Fe-S cluster assembly protein SufD, whose translation is MQSVSELSRDLVLEVSQKLNEPPWLLENRLAAWEAFAKLPYPTLKTEEWRYTDISKVPFETLALERPSGQKLSREALPAEIKARLEQSQLAGFAVFVGADLVYLELPEELRAKGVVLTTLAEALNTHAGPIRQALFRAVGWKEKLTAYNAALFTHGAFLFVPQGVEFDTPLGVFHYLGGGQLSIGRTLIVAEANSKAVYIEEYVSPTAVDLGVNLSVSELILGQGAQLRHAHVQTLALGFYHFHRTRAVLERDARLNDLTATFGGTLARTETQSELAGPGADSEMLGLYFAHGEQHLDHYTLQHHAEHHTKSDLLYKGAVKDQAHTVYSGLIKLEEAAQKADAYQSNRNLLLSSEARVESIPQLEIAANEVRCTHGSTTAPVDEMQLFYLMSRGVPKPVAQQVLVKAHLYDVLTRIPLLPLREHIERVIEEKVRL
- the sufB gene encoding Fe-S cluster assembly protein SufB, producing MSDNFDVATIGSEYKYGFIDEVKPVFKSEKGLSRRVVEAISYHKGEPQWMLDFRLKALEIFESKPMPTWGGDLSGLNFDEIYFYAKPTEVRDAKSWDEVPEEIRRTYERLGIPEAERKVLAGVGAQYDSEMVYHQVREELARLGVIFVSIEEGLKHYEDLFREYFATVIPPEDNKFAALNSAVWSGGSFVYVPKGVKVELPLQAYFRVNTAELGQFERTLIIVDEGAEMHYIEGCTAPTYSTDSFHSGVIEIVVNKGARSRYTTIQNWSHNMYNLVTQRAMVYGDAYHEWLDGNLGSKLTMKYPSSYLMEPGARSEIMSIAFANTGQHQDTGGKLILAAPHTSGTIVSKSISKGEGRASYRGLVKVYEGAKHARVNVECDALLINPESRTDTYPYIEIEEDTAHVGHEATVSKLNDEQIFYLQSRGLKEDEAAALIVRGFIEPIAKELPLEYAVELNRLIELEMEGSVG